CTGCGCCTGGGTGGGTCGTACCAACTCTACGCCGGGCTGCGGCTGGCCGAAACACCGGACGTCCTCGTCGCCCGCAACCGGGCCGACCTGCGCCTCGCGTTCGACTATGACCGGGGGCGGATCGTCCTGCGGCCGCGCCTCGACTACGACGCCCTCGGCGAGCGGCTCGCGGGCGACCTACGCGAGGCGTACCTCGACGTCTACTTCGACCGCGTCGACCTCCGCCTCGGGCGGCAGCTCATCGTCTGGGGTAAGACCGACGGCACGTTCGTCACCGACCTCCTCGCGCCGCTCGACCTGACGGAGTTTCTGGCGCAGCCGTTCGACGACCTCCGGCTCGGCGTGACGGCGGCGAGCGCGACCCTCTACGCCGGGGACTTTCGCGTGACCGGCGTTGCGATTCCTCGGCGGCCGACGACGCTCCTCCCGGCGCGCGGCTCGCCGTGGAATCCGCTGCCCGATGACGTGCTCGGCATCCCGTTCGCGTTCAGCGAGCCGTCCCCGCAGGACTCCACGCTTGGCGGGGCCGAGACGGCGCTCCGCGTGACGTGGACCGGGCTAGCGCGCACCGACCTCGCCCTGCTGTGGATCAACGGCTTCAACCGGATCCCGGCCTTTCGGAAGGGCCTGGAGCTGTCAATCCTGCCTGCGAGCGCCCGCTTCGCGGTCACGCCGACCTACGAGCGGCGGCAGGTTTTCGGGCTGACCTTCGAGACGCTCGCGCTCGACCCGCTCGTGGTGCGCGGCGAGGCG
The Bacteroidota bacterium DNA segment above includes these coding regions:
- a CDS encoding DUF1302 family protein — its product is MRRAFLLWLVASLAVPAYAQLDERLRLGGSYQLYAGLRLAETPDVLVARNRADLRLAFDYDRGRIVLRPRLDYDALGERLAGDLREAYLDVYFDRVDLRLGRQLIVWGKTDGTFVTDLLAPLDLTEFLAQPFDDLRLGVTAASATLYAGDFRVTGVAIPRRPTTLLPARGSPWNPLPDDVLGIPFAFSEPSPQDSTLGGAETALRVTWTGLARTDLALLWINGFNRIPAFRKGLELSILPASARFAVTPTYERRQVFGLTFETLALDPLVVRGEAAFHTSYLLDEAFDVPDDLLDLLDLPPEDLPETPLDLLDPAFRASVERGFLLDRPLGQAVLGLERSFGAQLFRAQALGTVVFDWDERVAQDRFEPALTLLWNGRFRRETLTAQAFALYNLGADFWLNPELTYAVRDALNATLGLQVFGGPGGNTADLAGLLREPAFSFATYRRNSFAYLRVAYSF